DNA from Sphingomonas sp. R1:
CGCCGAAGACCAGCCATCCCATCACGTCGCCCTCCGCTTGAACAGGCGCCGCGCCAGCAGCGCGCCAAGTCCCAGCAGCAGCAGCGGTGCGATCCACAGCGGGGCGGTCACCCAGCTGAGCGGCGGATCGTAGGTGACATAGTCGCCATAGCGTTCGATGAGCCACGCCCGAACCTGCGCGGGCCGCTCGCCCGCGGCGATACGCTGACGCACCAACGCGCGCATCTCGCCGGCCATGTCGGCGTCGCTGTCGGCGATGCTCTGGCCCTGGCAGACAAGGCAGCGCACCGTCTCCATCAGCGCCTTGGCCTCCGCCTCGCGGGCGGGATCGGCCAGCTGGGTGTAGGCGAGCGTCGATGCCGGCACGGCAGAGTCCGCCTGCGCCGTGCCGGCGATCAGCAGCGCGATCGGCAGCAGCAGGCTCGGCGTGCGGGGCATGCAGCTCACTTCGCCTTCTCCAGCGCGGCGAGCAACCTGGGGACATCATCTTCCCGAATATCGCCGATATGCTGGTCGACGATCACGCCGCGCGAATCGATGACGAACGTCTCCGGTACGCCCGAGGAGCCGAGCGAGAGCTGTGCCCGCATCGCACGATCATCGCCGATGCGGGCATAGGGATCGCCGTTGCGGGCAAGGAAGGCCAGCACGTCGGGATTGGTGTCGCGCACCGCGATGGCGTCGATCGATACGCCAGCGGCCTTCAGCTTCATCAGCTGCGGCGCCTCGGCCACACAGGGAATGCACCAGCTGGCGAACACATTGAGCAGCCGCGGCTTGCCCTTGGGCCAGTCCTTGCTGTCGATGCCGGGGCGATCCGCCAGCATCGGCGGCAGGTGCAGTGCGGGCAACGGCTTGCCGACCATCGCCGACCGGACGATGCGGTCGCTGGGTTCGATCAGCCCGTTCACCACCAGCGCGAAGACGACGAGGAACAGGGCGAGCGGCAGCCAGATCAGCAGCTTCTTCATACCCATTCCTCTTCCAGCGTGCGTGCGTCGCGCCGCGCACGCACGATCCGTCCGACCAGCGAAAGCAGGCCGCCCAGCGCGATCAGTCCACCGCCAGCCCAGATCAGCGTGACGAACGGCTTCCACCACAGGCGGAGCTGCCACCGCCCCGCCGCGTCGCCCGCGCCCAGCACGCTATAGACCTGACCGTCCCAAAGGGTGGCAATGGCGGCTTCGCTGGTGTTGGTCGGGGGATTGGCGAAGAACCGCTGCTGGGGGAGCAGTTCGAAGGGTTCGGCGGTGCCGCGTTGCACCTGCAGCCGCGCCTCCATCGCCGACCAGTTCGGGCCCAGCGTGGGCCGCACCTCGACCAGCGTCACCTTGAACGGCCCGACGGCAAGGTTGTCGCCGATCGCCACCGCCGCCAGCCGCTCCTGCTTGAACAGCGTGTCCGCCGCCATGCCGGCGAGGCTCACCGCGATGCCGAGATGTGCGACGACCATGCCGTAGATCGGCAGCGGGGTGCGCCGCAGCTTGCGTTTCCACAAGGGTGCGATGCTGGCGGCGGCGAGCCCGAAGGCGAACGCCAGCACGAGCACGGCGATCGGCGATCCGAAGCCCGTCATCGCGAAGAACAGCGCGAAGGCGATGCCGGTGATCGCCACCGGGATGGTGAGGCGCGACAGCAATGCCTGCGCCGTATCCTTGCGCCAGCGCAGCAGCGGCCCCGCCGCCGTGCCCGCGACGAGAAACAGCGCGATCGGCACCGCGGTCTTCTCGAAGAACGGCGCGCCGATCGAGAGCTGGACGCCCATGGCCTGCGCCACCAGCGGATAGAGGGTGCCGATCAGAACCACGCCCAAGATCACGCTGAGCAGCAGGTTGTTGAGCACCAGCGCCGCCTCGCGACTGATCAGCTGGAAAGTCGCGCCCTGCGTCACCGTGCCGACGCGCGCGCCGAATAGCGCTAGCGCGCCGCCGATATAGAGGCCTAGCAGCGCGAGCAGGAAGCTGCCGCGTGTCGGATCTACCGCAAAGGCATGGACGCTCACCAGGATGCCCGAGCGGACCAGGAAGGTGCCGACCATCGACATCGAGAACGCGACCACCGCCAGCATCAGCGTCCAGGCGCGCAGCCCGTCGCGAGTGGCCAGCACATTGACCGAGTGCAGCAGGGCCGTCGCCGCCAGCCAGGGCATCAGCGAGGCATTCTCCACCGGATCCCAGAACCACCAGCCGCCCCAGCCGAGCTCGTAATAGGCCCAGTAGCTGCCGGCGGTGATGCCGATCGTCAGGAAGATCCAGGCACCCAGCACCCAGGGCCGCATCGCCTTGGCGAAGGCCGGGCCTACGTCGCGCATCAGCAGCGCCGCAACCGCGAAGCTGAACGCCACGGAGAGGCCGACATAGCCGAGATACAGCGTCGGAGGATGGAAGGCGAGGCCAGGATCCTGGAGGAGCGGGTTGAGCCCCTGCCCGTCCGCCGGCGCGGGGTTGAGGCGCGCGAACGGGTTCGAAGCGAAGGCGAGGAAGGCGTAGAAGCCGATGGCGATCGTCGCCTGCGCCGCCAGCGTTGCCGACAGCGTTCCCGCCACCAGCCGCCGCTCGAACAGCGCGACGCCCGCGCCCGCCAGGGCCAGCACCGTGACCCAGAGCAGCATCGAGCCCTCATGGTTCCCCCAGGCGCCGGCGATCTTGTAGAGCATTGGCTTTTGCGAATGGCTATTCTCCGCCACCAGCAGCACCGACATGTCCGAGGTAACGAACAGCCAGATGAGGACGAGAAAGGCAGCCAGCGCAAACACCGCCTGGACCAGCGCGATCTTGCGCAAGCCCGGCAGCAACACGACCGGATCCGCAGCACGTGCCGCGGCGGCGCCCAGCAGCAGCTGCGCGATGGCGAAAGCGGTGGCGAGCCACAGCGCCGCAAGCCCGGCTTCGGCGATCATTGCTCCAGCGACTCGCTCTTGTGCATCTTCCCCGCCATCTGCGGCGGCATGTAACGCTCGTCATGCTTGGCGAGCAGATTGTCGGCGGTGAAGCTGCCGTCGGGCTGGAATTGCCCCTCGGCCACCACGCCCGATCCCTCGCGGAACAGGTCCGGGGTCACGCCGCGAAAGCGCACCGGCACCACCGCCTTGCCGTCGGTGACCCTAAAGCCGATCGACACGCCGTCCCGCGCACGCACGACCGATCCGGTTTGAACCATGCCGCCCAGTCGCACCGCCTTGCCCAGCGGCAACGGCTTGCCCGCGACATCGCCGGGTGCGTAGAAAAATGCAGCCTGGTCCTTGAGCGCTGAAAGCGCCAGCAGCGCCGCCCCGACGATCGCCGCGACCGCCAGCAGTGCCAGCGTCAGCCGTTGATGCTTGGCCTTCACGCGCGTCGCCCCAGAGACTCCGCCCGGGCCTCCGCGCGCCGCATCGCCCACCAGCTGGCGCCGGCGAGACCGCCGGCGCCGAGCGCCACCACCAGATAGGCGGCGGTCACGAACCACCAGTGGTTCATTGCGCCGCCCTCCGCCGCAGCCGGGCCTCGACCTTCTGCTGGGCCAGCAGCGCACGCATCCGCATCAGCACGATCGCACCGAAGAGAAGGCTGAACCCCGACAGCGTGAACCACAAGGGCCACAGCATCGAGGCATCGATGCTGCTGCGGGTCAGCCCGATGCTCTCCCCCTGATGCAGCGTGTTCCACCATACCACCGAATAGCGAATGATAGGCAATAGCACCGTTCCCGCGACACCGAACAGCGCCGGGATGCGCCCGTCGCCGCTCCGCTCGGCATCGGCGCGGGCAAGCGCGATCCAGGCGATATACACGAAGAAAAGCAGGAGCATGCTGGTCAGCCGGCCGTCCCATTCCCACCAGGTCCCCCAGGTCGGACGGCCCCAGATCGATCCGGTGACCAGGCACAGCGCCGCGAACACAGCGCCGACCGGCGCAATGGCGCGGGCGGCGACGATCGCCAGCGGGTGCCGCCATATCAGATAGCCGAGGCACGCCAGCGCGAGGCTGCTCCACCCACCCATGCCGAGCCAGGCGGTCGGCACATGGATGTAGAGGATCCGGACGCTCTCCTTCTGCAGATAGTCGGCGGGCGTCTGGGTAAGGCCGGCCCAGGCGCCGACCAGCGTCAGCGCCAGCCCGACCCAGAACAGCGCCGGCGTCAGCGGCCGGGCGATCTTGAGGAAGCGCGCCGGATTGGCGAGGGCGTGAAGCATCGGCACGCGGCAAGGACTAGCCCGGCTTGCAGGCAAACTCAAAGCACCGAATCACTCAACGCGCCCTTCGGGCCGCGCGGCCTTGCATTCGCCACCCTTGCCCCCTAGGAGCGGCGCGTCATCTGGGGAGTAGCCAGTCGGTGCGCCGCGCACCGGGCGCCCGCGTCAACATACTTGGTCGAGAGGCCATGGCGCAGGCGGAGCCGCAAGGTTCGGGCGAGACCAATGGCGTCGCATCTCCGCTCGTGCCGGGCGGGGAGATGCGATGTCGTTGGATTCGCATCCGCCCGGCCCTGGAGTTTTTTCTTGGAAGCCCTGCTTACCTCCACCGCCGTGGTTGCGCTCGCCGAAATCGGCGACAAGACCCAGCTGCTCGCGATCCTGCTCGCCACCCGCTTCAAGAAGCCGGTGCCGATCATCTGCGGCATCTTCGCGGCGACCATCGCCAACCATTTTCTTGCCGCAC
Protein-coding regions in this window:
- a CDS encoding cytochrome c-type biogenesis protein codes for the protein MPRTPSLLLPIALLIAGTAQADSAVPASTLAYTQLADPAREAEAKALMETVRCLVCQGQSIADSDADMAGEMRALVRQRIAAGERPAQVRAWLIERYGDYVTYDPPLSWVTAPLWIAPLLLLGLGALLARRLFKRRAT
- a CDS encoding redoxin family protein — encoded protein: MKKLLIWLPLALFLVVFALVVNGLIEPSDRIVRSAMVGKPLPALHLPPMLADRPGIDSKDWPKGKPRLLNVFASWCIPCVAEAPQLMKLKAAGVSIDAIAVRDTNPDVLAFLARNGDPYARIGDDRAMRAQLSLGSSGVPETFVIDSRGVIVDQHIGDIREDDVPRLLAALEKAK
- a CDS encoding heme lyase CcmF/NrfE family subunit → MIAEAGLAALWLATAFAIAQLLLGAAAARAADPVVLLPGLRKIALVQAVFALAAFLVLIWLFVTSDMSVLLVAENSHSQKPMLYKIAGAWGNHEGSMLLWVTVLALAGAGVALFERRLVAGTLSATLAAQATIAIGFYAFLAFASNPFARLNPAPADGQGLNPLLQDPGLAFHPPTLYLGYVGLSVAFSFAVAALLMRDVGPAFAKAMRPWVLGAWIFLTIGITAGSYWAYYELGWGGWWFWDPVENASLMPWLAATALLHSVNVLATRDGLRAWTLMLAVVAFSMSMVGTFLVRSGILVSVHAFAVDPTRGSFLLALLGLYIGGALALFGARVGTVTQGATFQLISREAALVLNNLLLSVILGVVLIGTLYPLVAQAMGVQLSIGAPFFEKTAVPIALFLVAGTAAGPLLRWRKDTAQALLSRLTIPVAITGIAFALFFAMTGFGSPIAVLVLAFAFGLAAASIAPLWKRKLRRTPLPIYGMVVAHLGIAVSLAGMAADTLFKQERLAAVAIGDNLAVGPFKVTLVEVRPTLGPNWSAMEARLQVQRGTAEPFELLPQQRFFANPPTNTSEAAIATLWDGQVYSVLGAGDAAGRWQLRLWWKPFVTLIWAGGGLIALGGLLSLVGRIVRARRDARTLEEEWV
- the ccmE gene encoding cytochrome c maturation protein CcmE — encoded protein: MKAKHQRLTLALLAVAAIVGAALLALSALKDQAAFFYAPGDVAGKPLPLGKAVRLGGMVQTGSVVRARDGVSIGFRVTDGKAVVPVRFRGVTPDLFREGSGVVAEGQFQPDGSFTADNLLAKHDERYMPPQMAGKMHKSESLEQ
- the ccmC gene encoding heme ABC transporter permease CcmC, with amino-acid sequence MLHALANPARFLKIARPLTPALFWVGLALTLVGAWAGLTQTPADYLQKESVRILYIHVPTAWLGMGGWSSLALACLGYLIWRHPLAIVAARAIAPVGAVFAALCLVTGSIWGRPTWGTWWEWDGRLTSMLLLFFVYIAWIALARADAERSGDGRIPALFGVAGTVLLPIIRYSVVWWNTLHQGESIGLTRSSIDASMLWPLWFTLSGFSLLFGAIVLMRMRALLAQQKVEARLRRRAAQ